From Sporosarcina sp. 6E9, a single genomic window includes:
- the ezrA gene encoding septation ring formation regulator EzrA, with the protein MKYLIIPIIALITLIIITFLYRRKHIRQITKLEEKKLRIQHEPIFEEMTKIKQLNMTGETEENFERWRHEWTEVMDIHMIEIDSLLFDAEDYVDRFQFGKATKVEGQIEEKIQSCDKQMTNILAELNELVGSEEKNRVEMELLKEQHRAARKKVLAHQHSYGMAVKPLEEGLESFNPKFAEYDELTANGNYLQAREIVIAQSGKGEYLFTLIDRIPSLLVELQNKIPASIRELRIGSQGMEDQSYYLQHLELPKQFNKIEKTLETLIGKIEKLEIDTIQSEIDAINEKIDSYYDALENEVVAKQFVDGRYMLIGEKLADVTNLTKATYDEAALVQQSYRLNEEDSEIPTEAMEQLEKLNKRFELLTMRIEDEGSAASSLQEELKSIESELDQIAITRESFAERIKSLRIDENTVRKELDRLTKKLQDVERSLYKGNIPGIPDEMDARLEEAEEQIYIVNQSLEEVPLNMNLVNNYLENAKQSVDIVSDKVRELLENVMLIERIIQYGNRYRTSNQEVHRRLLEAENSFREFRYEKALEEAATAVEDVEPGAMNRIEELVQENNLNEVVK; encoded by the coding sequence ATGAAATACTTAATCATTCCAATTATCGCACTTATAACTTTAATAATCATCACCTTCTTATATAGGCGGAAACATATTCGTCAAATCACTAAACTAGAGGAGAAAAAGCTGAGGATTCAACATGAACCTATATTTGAAGAAATGACAAAAATAAAGCAATTAAATATGACAGGCGAAACAGAAGAGAATTTCGAGCGTTGGCGACATGAGTGGACCGAAGTAATGGACATACATATGATTGAAATCGATTCATTATTATTCGATGCCGAAGATTACGTCGATCGATTCCAGTTCGGAAAAGCGACTAAAGTCGAAGGGCAAATTGAAGAGAAAATTCAGTCCTGCGACAAGCAAATGACTAACATTCTTGCTGAATTAAATGAGCTAGTTGGTAGCGAAGAGAAGAATCGCGTTGAAATGGAACTATTAAAAGAACAGCATCGCGCTGCACGGAAAAAAGTGTTAGCTCACCAACACTCCTATGGAATGGCGGTTAAACCGCTTGAAGAAGGGCTTGAATCATTTAATCCGAAATTCGCCGAATACGACGAACTAACTGCAAATGGCAACTACTTACAAGCACGTGAAATTGTTATCGCGCAAAGTGGTAAAGGCGAGTATCTATTTACATTAATTGATCGTATCCCATCATTACTTGTTGAGCTTCAAAACAAAATTCCAGCTTCAATCCGTGAACTTCGAATCGGATCGCAAGGAATGGAAGATCAATCCTACTACTTGCAACATTTGGAGCTTCCGAAACAATTCAATAAGATTGAAAAGACACTTGAAACATTAATTGGTAAAATAGAAAAGCTTGAAATTGACACCATTCAATCAGAAATAGACGCTATCAACGAAAAAATCGATTCATATTACGATGCACTTGAAAATGAAGTCGTAGCAAAACAATTCGTTGATGGTCGTTATATGCTAATTGGAGAAAAACTGGCTGATGTTACCAATTTAACGAAAGCCACATATGATGAAGCGGCATTAGTCCAACAGAGTTATCGTTTAAATGAGGAAGATTCAGAAATACCCACTGAAGCAATGGAACAACTCGAAAAGTTAAACAAACGTTTTGAATTATTAACAATGCGCATTGAGGACGAAGGTTCAGCTGCGTCAAGTTTACAAGAAGAATTGAAATCGATTGAGTCCGAACTAGATCAAATCGCCATTACCAGAGAAAGTTTTGCAGAACGGATTAAGAGCTTGCGAATCGACGAAAACACTGTGCGTAAAGAACTTGATCGGTTAACAAAGAAATTACAAGATGTCGAACGTTCTCTTTATAAAGGAAATATTCCTGGAATTCCTGATGAAATGGACGCGCGCTTGGAAGAAGCTGAAGAGCAAATCTATATCGTTAACCAAAGTTTGGAAGAAGTTCCTTTAAATATGAATTTAGTCAATAATTATTTAGAGAACGCAAAGCAATCAGTAGATATTGTTAGTGATAAAGTACGTGAACTTTTGGAAAATGTCATGCTTATAGAACGGATAATCCAATATGGAAACCGTTATCGAACATCAAACCAAGAAGTACATAGACGCCTGTTAGAAGCCGAGAATTCCTTCAGAGAGTTCCGTTATGAAAAAGCGCTTGAGGAAGCTGCGACTGCTGTAGAGGATGTTGAACCTGGCGCGATGAATCGAATTGAAGAACTTGTACAAGAAAATAATTTAAATGAAGTTGTGAAGTAA
- the tyrS gene encoding tyrosine--tRNA ligase: MTNTLLDDLKWRGLLYQQTDEVGLEDLLNKEKISLYCGVDPTADSMHIGHIVPLLTLRRFQMHGHRPILLVGGATGMIGDPSGRSEERQLQTTEQIDKNVHGIKKQMEQIFDFNSENGAQMVNNNDWISSMTIIEFLRDFGKHLGVNYMLAKDNVASRLDSGISFTEFSYMLIQGIDFNHLYDNYGCRVQIGGSDQWGNITTGLEVIRKMHDEETKAYGITIPLVTKADGTKFGKSAGGAVWLDAEKTSPYEFYQFWINTADADVIKYMKIFTFIEREEIEAFEVTVKEEPHLRKAQKALAEEMTRLIHGQEALDNAIRISKALFSGDLKSLSADEMKDAFKDVPSSEMPKEDKNIVDFIVEAGISSSKRQGREDVGNGAISFNGERITDTQYVVGAADRLEDEFTIVRRGRRNYTMVKFV, from the coding sequence ATGACAAACACATTATTGGATGATTTGAAATGGAGAGGCCTGCTATATCAACAAACTGATGAAGTAGGTCTTGAGGATTTATTGAACAAAGAAAAGATTTCTCTGTACTGCGGAGTGGACCCTACGGCAGATAGTATGCATATTGGTCATATCGTGCCGCTTTTAACGTTGCGTCGTTTTCAAATGCACGGACATCGCCCAATTTTACTAGTCGGTGGGGCAACAGGAATGATCGGTGATCCATCTGGCCGTTCAGAAGAAAGACAGCTGCAAACAACAGAACAAATTGACAAAAACGTACACGGCATCAAGAAGCAAATGGAACAAATTTTTGATTTCAATTCCGAAAACGGGGCGCAGATGGTCAATAATAATGACTGGATCAGCTCGATGACAATTATTGAATTTTTACGTGATTTCGGGAAGCATTTAGGTGTTAACTACATGCTCGCAAAAGATAATGTTGCATCACGACTGGACAGTGGGATTTCATTTACCGAGTTTTCTTACATGCTAATTCAAGGAATTGACTTCAACCATCTATATGACAATTACGGTTGCCGAGTACAGATTGGCGGATCGGATCAGTGGGGGAATATTACGACGGGACTTGAAGTCATTCGAAAAATGCATGATGAAGAAACGAAAGCTTACGGGATTACGATTCCATTGGTTACAAAAGCGGATGGAACAAAATTCGGTAAATCAGCGGGTGGCGCAGTTTGGTTAGATGCTGAAAAAACTTCACCTTATGAGTTCTACCAGTTCTGGATTAACACAGCCGATGCAGATGTAATTAAATACATGAAAATCTTCACGTTTATTGAGCGCGAAGAAATTGAAGCGTTTGAAGTAACGGTTAAAGAAGAACCGCATTTGCGTAAAGCACAAAAAGCATTAGCGGAAGAAATGACGCGACTTATTCACGGTCAAGAAGCATTGGACAATGCAATCCGCATTTCAAAAGCTTTGTTCAGCGGAGATTTAAAATCGCTTTCCGCGGATGAAATGAAAGACGCGTTCAAAGATGTCCCTTCTTCCGAAATGCCGAAAGAAGATAAAAATATCGTCGACTTCATCGTTGAAGCGGGTATTTCATCATCTAAACGACAAGGTCGGGAAGACGTGGGGAACGGTGCGATTTCATTTAACGGTGAAAGAATCACGGATACGCAATATGTAGTCGGCGCTGCTGATCGATTGGAAGATGAGTTTACAATCGTTCGCAGAGGCAGACGCAATTACACGATGGTTAAGTTCGTTTAA
- the rpsD gene encoding 30S ribosomal protein S4, giving the protein MARYTGPAWKLSRRLGISLSGTGKEIEKRPYAPGQHGPTQRVKLSEYGMQLQEKQKLRFMFGVNERQFRTLFNKAGKMPGKHGENFMILLETRLDNLVYRMGLARTRRASRQLVNHGHILVDGKRVDIPSFSVKPGQVISLREKSQNLDVVNEALEVNNFVPEYVSFDKDTKVGSFVRMPERSELAAEINEALIVEFYSRK; this is encoded by the coding sequence ATGGCTCGCTATACAGGTCCAGCTTGGAAATTATCTCGCCGTCTTGGCATTTCACTTTCAGGTACAGGAAAAGAAATCGAAAAACGTCCATACGCACCAGGACAACACGGTCCAACTCAACGTGTTAAACTTTCCGAATACGGAATGCAGTTACAAGAAAAACAAAAACTTCGTTTCATGTTTGGTGTAAACGAACGTCAATTTAGAACTCTATTTAACAAAGCTGGTAAAATGCCTGGTAAACACGGTGAAAACTTCATGATTCTTCTTGAAACTCGCCTTGATAACCTAGTATACCGCATGGGTCTTGCACGCACACGTCGTGCTTCACGCCAACTTGTTAACCACGGCCACATTTTGGTTGATGGAAAACGCGTTGACATCCCATCATTCAGCGTAAAACCAGGACAAGTTATTTCTCTTCGTGAGAAATCTCAAAACCTTGATGTTGTAAATGAAGCACTTGAAGTGAACAACTTTGTTCCTGAATATGTTTCATTCGACAAAGACACTAAAGTTGGTTCATTCGTTCGCATGCCTGAACGCAGTGAATTAGCAGCAGAAATTAACGAAGCACTCATCGTTGAATTCTACAGCAGAAAGTAA
- the megL gene encoding methionine gamma-lyase: MTENKLHKDTLVIHEGYDDKAHHGSLTTPLYQTSTFSFESAKQGEQRFAGEEAGPIYSRLGNPTVHVLEERMTMLENGKGALAFGSGMAAVSTILVHLTKTGDHILCTRGIYGCTFGLLSIMEEKYNITHDLIQMGTEDEIEKAIKPETVCIYVETPINPTMELVDLHAVVNVAKRHGLKVVVDNTFSSPYLQNPLTLGVDFVLHSATKYINGHGDVIAGLLVGNDKEEMDQIRMSVQKDYGGIISPFDAWLLIRGLKTLHVRMERHTSNAEKLLTYLKSHPSVEKVFYPFDKDNPQYEIAKRQMSAGGGLISFTIKGGREGAQHFMDSLSLIKIAVSLGDAETLIQHPATMTHSVVPEENRLAMGITDSLLRLSVGLENADDLLADLAGAFDKMKVTEVSSNK; the protein is encoded by the coding sequence ATGACGGAAAATAAATTGCACAAAGACACGCTAGTTATTCATGAAGGTTATGACGATAAAGCTCATCATGGAAGTTTAACAACGCCACTCTATCAAACTTCAACATTTTCGTTTGAATCAGCAAAACAAGGCGAGCAACGTTTTGCCGGCGAAGAAGCTGGACCGATTTATTCACGATTAGGGAATCCGACTGTGCATGTTCTCGAAGAAAGAATGACGATGTTGGAAAACGGTAAAGGCGCTCTTGCATTCGGTTCAGGAATGGCCGCGGTAAGTACAATTCTTGTACATTTAACAAAAACGGGTGATCATATCCTTTGTACACGCGGTATTTACGGATGTACTTTTGGTTTGTTGTCTATAATGGAAGAAAAGTATAATATCACACATGATTTAATCCAGATGGGTACCGAAGATGAAATTGAGAAAGCGATTAAACCAGAAACGGTTTGTATTTATGTCGAAACACCGATTAATCCAACGATGGAACTCGTCGATCTTCATGCAGTTGTGAACGTTGCAAAGCGCCATGGTTTAAAAGTCGTTGTCGATAATACATTTTCATCGCCTTATTTACAAAACCCATTAACGCTAGGGGTAGATTTTGTCCTACACAGTGCAACTAAATATATTAACGGACATGGGGATGTCATTGCCGGATTGCTTGTTGGTAATGATAAAGAAGAAATGGATCAAATTAGAATGAGTGTTCAAAAGGATTACGGCGGAATCATATCTCCATTTGATGCTTGGCTATTAATTCGTGGATTAAAGACTTTACATGTCCGAATGGAACGACACACTTCGAACGCTGAAAAACTTCTCACTTATTTAAAGAGTCATCCTTCAGTTGAAAAAGTCTTTTATCCATTCGATAAAGACAATCCACAATACGAAATTGCAAAACGCCAAATGTCAGCAGGCGGGGGACTCATTTCATTTACCATCAAAGGCGGTCGGGAAGGTGCGCAACACTTCATGGACAGCTTATCTCTTATTAAAATCGCTGTTAGTTTAGGGGATGCCGAAACGCTCATCCAACACCCAGCGACAATGACGCATTCCGTGGTACCAGAAGAAAATCGCCTGGCCATGGGAATCACAGATTCATTATTACGCCTATCAGTAGGTCTAGAGAATGCAGATGATTTACTAGCAGACCTGGCAGGCGCTTTTGATAAAATGAAAGTAACTGAAGTGAGTTCAAACAAATAA
- a CDS encoding transglycosylase domain-containing protein: MSEKQNKPIKERLKQIENKLDSLTNTKWAKNLRITSGVFWNLFLLSIIFGITLTIFAASVGAGYFASLVAKEPLRSKDEMRSTIFSYEETSEIYAGDVYIGPVSADITRKEIKLEDVSPYVIDAVFATEDEYFETHEGVVPKAIFRGLFQDVTNADSQTGGSTLTQQLIKLQILTNEVSYERKAKEILLAMRLEHFMDKHEILEAYLNIIPYGRNSNGDNIAGIEAAAEGIFDLKAKDLNLAQSAYIAGIPQAPFAYTPFYNQNQGIKEDENLKPGINRMKTVLFRMKETGYITESEYNEAITYDIKKDFRKAPLRTNERYPYLTQEIQNRTVDVLAKVLAEKDGIDPDRLDNEGKLKDKYIILARREMTSGGYRIYSTIDLKLYNHFQKIKDEYKLYGPTFTKKAKDKETGEEIEVPYPVQVGSMAIENSTGRILSFIGGRDGHQDNWNFATQEFRHNGSSIKPLLVFGPAVELGVIGAGSPVADVWFQTSKYGPGADGGPYSPKNFITSEQMGVIPARQALASSQNVATQRLYEQIIDKNPAQYLTKMGFTNTAVGGIADALGTVETSVEENTNAFTTFANGGKFIDAYMIDRIEDMEGNIVYQHEVEPVDVFSPQTAYIITDMLRDVLTNRRGTAQVMKQNLNFNVDLAAKTGTTQSYGDVWLVGYNPNITLGVWLGYKYRNDKLSEGQNTYGPPSNRVNKLFANLMNGINEVRPEILKAETKFKVPEGVVTRSMCGISGLAPSAECSAAGLVTSDLFNANVFVPTKPDDSLTSSSYVQMNGKKYRALPSTPREFVVSKGGIGVTQDYIDWILRPFGGNPEYLFPNNSSFSQNVISESNFNADDAAPAAVSLTLTDKKITWAASASKDVIGYYVYSGDKKIATIHDGASYSHSIGPGSYSVKAVDITGKLSAASNIVKLEKEEPPEEKPEKPEKPKDPPKDEDPEKPEKPGKPEKPGKPGKPEDPPEDEDPPGTDPPEDEE, translated from the coding sequence TTGAGTGAAAAACAAAATAAACCAATCAAAGAACGGTTAAAACAAATAGAAAACAAGCTAGATTCACTGACAAATACGAAGTGGGCGAAGAATTTAAGAATCACATCAGGCGTTTTTTGGAATTTATTTCTTCTATCTATCATTTTCGGAATCACACTTACCATATTCGCAGCTTCAGTGGGTGCTGGATATTTTGCATCTTTAGTTGCAAAAGAACCGCTTCGTTCGAAAGATGAAATGCGTTCTACAATTTTTTCATACGAAGAAACTTCCGAAATATACGCTGGCGATGTCTATATTGGCCCCGTTAGTGCAGACATAACAAGAAAAGAGATTAAGCTTGAAGATGTTTCTCCCTATGTCATCGACGCCGTTTTCGCAACTGAAGATGAATACTTCGAAACGCATGAAGGAGTCGTGCCAAAAGCAATTTTCCGGGGATTATTTCAAGATGTAACAAATGCTGATAGCCAAACTGGTGGTTCAACATTAACCCAGCAATTGATTAAACTTCAGATTTTAACAAACGAAGTTTCATATGAACGTAAAGCAAAAGAAATTTTACTCGCGATGCGACTTGAACATTTCATGGACAAACATGAAATATTGGAAGCGTACTTAAATATTATTCCTTACGGCCGAAACTCCAATGGCGATAATATCGCTGGAATTGAAGCAGCTGCGGAAGGCATATTTGATTTAAAGGCAAAAGATTTAAACCTTGCTCAATCAGCTTATATAGCCGGGATTCCACAAGCGCCGTTTGCCTATACGCCCTTTTACAATCAAAATCAGGGTATAAAAGAAGATGAAAATTTGAAACCCGGTATTAATCGTATGAAAACAGTGCTTTTCCGTATGAAAGAAACAGGATACATCACGGAATCAGAATATAATGAAGCAATTACTTATGACATTAAAAAAGATTTCCGCAAGGCCCCATTACGCACAAATGAACGCTATCCTTATTTGACGCAAGAAATCCAAAATAGAACTGTAGATGTTCTTGCGAAGGTATTAGCCGAAAAGGACGGAATCGATCCAGATCGTTTAGATAATGAAGGTAAACTAAAAGATAAATATATAATTTTAGCACGTCGAGAAATGACAAGCGGAGGCTATCGAATTTATTCGACGATTGATTTGAAACTGTACAATCACTTTCAGAAAATAAAAGATGAATATAAACTTTATGGACCAACATTCACTAAAAAAGCTAAGGATAAAGAAACCGGAGAAGAAATAGAAGTACCATACCCGGTTCAAGTTGGCTCAATGGCCATTGAAAATAGCACAGGTAGAATCCTATCTTTTATTGGCGGTCGTGATGGTCACCAAGACAACTGGAATTTTGCTACACAAGAATTTAGACATAATGGTTCATCTATAAAGCCACTACTGGTATTCGGACCTGCGGTAGAACTTGGTGTAATAGGCGCTGGTAGTCCTGTAGCAGATGTTTGGTTTCAAACAAGTAAGTATGGTCCTGGTGCTGATGGTGGGCCATATTCGCCGAAAAACTTTATTACTAGCGAACAAATGGGTGTAATTCCAGCGCGTCAAGCATTGGCTTCATCTCAAAACGTTGCCACCCAGCGATTATACGAACAAATTATTGATAAAAATCCCGCCCAGTATTTAACAAAGATGGGATTCACAAATACTGCAGTCGGTGGTATTGCTGATGCTTTAGGAACAGTTGAAACATCAGTAGAAGAAAATACGAATGCTTTTACAACGTTTGCTAACGGCGGAAAATTCATCGATGCTTATATGATTGATCGGATAGAAGACATGGAAGGAAATATTGTTTATCAGCATGAAGTTGAGCCAGTCGACGTATTTAGTCCACAAACGGCTTATATTATTACTGATATGTTACGCGATGTTCTAACTAACCGACGAGGCACTGCGCAAGTCATGAAACAAAACTTGAATTTCAATGTCGATTTAGCGGCTAAAACAGGTACAACGCAAAGTTATGGAGACGTATGGCTTGTTGGCTACAACCCGAATATAACACTTGGTGTTTGGCTCGGTTATAAATACCGAAATGATAAACTAAGTGAAGGGCAAAATACGTATGGCCCACCAAGTAATCGCGTGAACAAACTATTTGCTAATTTAATGAATGGCATCAACGAAGTCAGACCTGAAATCCTTAAGGCAGAAACAAAATTCAAAGTGCCTGAAGGTGTCGTTACACGCTCAATGTGTGGTATTTCTGGACTTGCTCCATCAGCAGAATGTTCAGCTGCGGGATTAGTCACTTCGGATTTATTTAACGCAAATGTATTTGTACCAACAAAACCAGATGATAGTCTCACTTCTTCTTCCTATGTTCAAATGAATGGGAAAAAGTACAGAGCACTTCCATCAACACCTAGGGAATTCGTTGTTTCTAAAGGCGGAATTGGCGTAACTCAAGATTACATCGACTGGATACTGCGCCCTTTCGGAGGTAATCCTGAATATCTATTCCCTAATAATTCATCGTTCTCTCAGAATGTAATTTCAGAATCAAATTTTAATGCTGATGATGCTGCACCGGCTGCAGTGAGCCTAACGTTAACAGACAAGAAAATAACTTGGGCGGCATCTGCATCAAAAGATGTTATCGGTTATTATGTTTATTCAGGTGATAAAAAGATTGCAACAATTCACGATGGTGCGTCCTACTCTCACTCGATTGGACCTGGTTCTTATAGCGTAAAAGCCGTTGATATTACAGGTAAATTATCTGCAGCTTCTAACATCGTCAAGTTAGAAAAGGAAGAGCCACCTGAAGAAAAACCGGAAAAACCAGAGAAACCTAAAGATCCACCGAAAGATGAAGACCCAGAGAAGCCTGAAAAGCCAGG
- a CDS encoding cysteine desulfurase family protein, whose product MIYLDNSATTAPNEEVLSSFIKVNKRFYANAASLHLAGKEAEALLDRSREQILSIIGAPDGQVIYTSGGTEANNLALLGFARKYKSKGNHIITTSIEHPSIMNAAKQLEREGFIVDYLSVNEFGMISLDELTEKLRDDTTVVSIMHVNNEIGTIQPIEECAKIIKQHSRAIFHSDTVQSMGNLPISMAKIGLDAITVSAHKFHGLKNSGALITRKGLLPESINFGGGQELGVRSGTVSVPDAAALALAMRLTTEKNMAANYSNWRQRLVNYIKDTKDVLILAEKNSAPHILSIAFFRIRGEVAVNHFQENGITVSTSSACSSKNGQAGHVIDAIRLTEPYKQGVIRISFGENNELSDVVKFEEVFSSFARILQRGKSNEME is encoded by the coding sequence ATGATTTATTTAGATAATAGTGCAACGACGGCTCCAAACGAGGAAGTGCTATCATCTTTTATCAAAGTGAATAAAAGATTTTATGCAAACGCAGCATCATTACACCTTGCTGGGAAAGAAGCGGAAGCACTTCTTGACAGGTCGCGCGAACAAATACTGTCGATCATTGGTGCGCCTGACGGTCAGGTGATTTATACTTCGGGCGGAACAGAAGCGAATAATTTAGCGCTATTAGGATTTGCGCGTAAATATAAATCTAAGGGAAACCATATTATTACGACGTCAATTGAACATCCTTCAATTATGAATGCTGCTAAACAACTTGAAAGAGAAGGATTTATTGTCGATTATTTATCGGTTAATGAATTCGGCATGATTTCATTGGATGAATTGACCGAAAAACTCAGAGATGATACTACAGTTGTAAGCATTATGCATGTAAATAATGAAATTGGAACAATTCAACCTATTGAAGAGTGCGCAAAAATTATTAAACAGCATTCTCGTGCAATATTTCATTCTGACACGGTTCAAAGTATGGGAAATTTACCAATTTCAATGGCTAAGATAGGTCTAGATGCAATTACAGTATCTGCGCATAAATTTCATGGATTAAAAAACTCTGGTGCATTAATCACGCGTAAAGGTCTTCTTCCAGAATCGATAAACTTTGGCGGCGGACAAGAATTAGGTGTCCGTAGTGGAACAGTTTCTGTCCCTGATGCGGCAGCACTTGCATTAGCTATGCGGCTCACAACCGAGAAAAATATGGCTGCAAATTATTCCAACTGGCGACAACGTTTGGTGAATTATATAAAAGATACAAAAGACGTCCTCATACTCGCGGAAAAAAATAGCGCACCCCATATATTATCAATCGCCTTTTTTAGAATTAGAGGGGAAGTCGCTGTGAATCATTTTCAAGAAAATGGGATTACTGTTTCTACATCCAGTGCTTGTTCATCAAAAAACGGACAAGCGGGACATGTAATTGATGCGATTCGATTAACTGAACCGTATAAACAAGGCGTCATTCGCATTAGTTTCGGCGAAAATAATGAATTATCCGATGTGGTGAAATTTGAAGAAGTATTTTCTAGTTTCGCCCGTATTTTACAGAGGGGGAAGTCAAATGAAATGGAATGA
- a CDS encoding cobalamin-binding protein: MKLISICPSNTELLAYLGMIDHLIAVDDFSDWPESINTLPRLGPDLSIDMDKVESFKPDLVLASLSVPGMEKNIEELKKREIPHIVLDPQSLNDIANDLLLVGKACGIEERANIVHKEYLEFIVEMKKRASKVTNTPTLYWEWWPKPIFTPGRINWLTEISEIAGGANEFRDVELASVQTDWEDVLQRNPDYILLAWVGVRPEKVNKNVVLKRPDWKDLMAIKENRFSIMEEELYCRPSPRLLEGALKLGKLIHPDIYNDLQLPKWVTSV; the protein is encoded by the coding sequence TTGAAACTAATTTCAATTTGCCCGAGTAATACCGAGCTTCTGGCCTATCTTGGTATGATTGATCATTTAATTGCTGTCGATGATTTTTCGGATTGGCCTGAATCTATTAATACCCTTCCCCGCCTCGGTCCAGATTTATCAATTGATATGGACAAGGTAGAATCGTTTAAGCCAGATTTAGTATTGGCTTCCTTAAGTGTTCCCGGAATGGAAAAGAATATTGAAGAACTAAAAAAACGTGAAATTCCACACATCGTATTAGATCCACAAAGCCTAAATGATATTGCGAATGACTTGTTATTAGTTGGAAAAGCCTGTGGGATTGAGGAAAGAGCGAATATTGTTCACAAAGAATATTTGGAGTTTATTGTTGAAATGAAAAAACGGGCTTCGAAGGTGACGAATACACCCACACTTTACTGGGAATGGTGGCCAAAACCGATATTTACGCCTGGTCGGATTAATTGGTTAACAGAAATCAGCGAAATTGCGGGTGGAGCAAATGAATTTCGCGACGTAGAACTTGCCAGCGTACAAACTGACTGGGAAGATGTATTGCAAAGAAATCCTGATTACATACTGCTTGCATGGGTGGGCGTTCGACCTGAAAAAGTGAATAAAAACGTGGTTTTAAAACGACCTGATTGGAAGGACTTAATGGCTATTAAAGAAAATCGATTTTCTATTATGGAAGAGGAGTTATACTGCCGCCCTTCCCCGCGTCTATTAGAAGGTGCTTTAAAGCTCGGGAAATTGATTCATCCTGACATTTACAATGATTTGCAACTACCGAAATGGGTTACAAGCGTATAA
- a CDS encoding GAF domain-containing protein, with product MNSTVETNHAISKAYTQLSNQLDALLTGESNLYANLSNASALLNQFFDRINWVGFYLMEDGELVLGPFQGLPACVRIKVGKGVCGTSVERRESIVVPDVNAFPGHIVCDAASRSEIVVPIIKDDVVLGVLDIDSPELNRFTEEDRVGLELVVSKLVKHL from the coding sequence TTGAATTCAACTGTAGAAACGAACCATGCGATTTCTAAAGCGTATACGCAACTTTCCAACCAATTGGATGCACTTCTCACTGGCGAAAGTAACTTATATGCAAATTTAAGTAATGCTTCTGCCTTATTGAACCAATTTTTCGATCGCATTAACTGGGTTGGGTTTTATTTAATGGAGGACGGAGAACTTGTTCTCGGGCCTTTCCAAGGACTTCCGGCTTGTGTGCGCATTAAGGTTGGAAAAGGCGTGTGCGGAACTTCTGTTGAAAGAAGAGAATCGATTGTTGTACCGGATGTAAATGCGTTTCCAGGTCATATTGTCTGTGACGCTGCTTCACGTTCTGAAATTGTTGTTCCAATTATTAAAGATGATGTCGTATTGGGTGTGCTTGATATTGACAGTCCGGAATTAAACCGTTTTACTGAGGAAGATCGTGTGGGACTTGAACTGGTTGTTTCTAAGTTGGTAAAGCATTTATAA